The following are encoded together in the Brassica napus cultivar Da-Ae chromosome A9, Da-Ae, whole genome shotgun sequence genome:
- the LOC106366159 gene encoding transcription factor bHLH79: MDPSLVNDSSFSPANPSSYTLSEIWPFPVNDAVRSGLRLAVNSTPSDKDVSTAAAAAAAAEESTVTDLTAGWGGRKARALNSEEDESSKMVSLSSSGNEVKDSGEKKRKLCGSESGNGDGSMKPEGETSSGGGSKATEQKNKPEPPKDYIHVRARRGQATDRHSLAERARREKISEKMTALQDIIPGCNKIIGKALVLDEIINYIQSLQRQVEFLSMKLEVVNSGPSTGPTIGVFPTGDLGTLPIDLHRNIYEQQEANESRGSHPEWLHMQVDGSFNRTT; this comes from the exons ATGGATCCTTCACTGGTGAACGATTCATCCTTCTCTCCAGCGAATCCTTCCTCTTACACTCTCTCCGAGATTTGGCCCTTCCCTGTCAACGACGCCGTTCGCTCCGGTCTACGTTTAGCTGTCAATTCCACTCCCTCTGATAAAGACGTCTCTacggctgctgctgctgctgcggcGGCGGAGGAATCTACGGTCACGGACTTGACTGCAGGCTGGGGAGGGAGAAAGGCTCGAGCTTTGAACTCGGAGGAGGACGAATCTTCGAAGATGGTTTCTTTAAGCAGCAGCGGTAATGAAGTG AAAGACTCTggggaaaagaaaaggaaactttGTGGATCTGAAAGTGGGAATGGAGATGGGTCAATGAAACCTGAAGGTGAAACGAGTTCAGGTGGTGGAAGCAAAGCAACTGAACAGAAGAACAAACCTGAGCCACCAAAGGATTATATCCATGTCAGAGCAAGAAGGGGACAAGCTACTGACCGGCATAGTCTAGCTGAGCGA GCTAGGAGAGAAAAGATCAGTGAGAAGATGACGGCTCTTCAAGATATAATCCCGGGATGTAATAAG ATAATAGGAAAAGCACTTGTGCTCGATGAGATTATCAACTATATTCAGTCATTGCAGCGGCAAGTTGAg TTTCTGTCAATGAAGCTAGAAGTGGTTAACTCTGGTCCAAGTACTGGTCCAACAATAGGTGTTTTTCCAACAGGAGAT CTGGGGACTTTACCGATAGACCTCCATCGAAATATATATGAGCAACAAGAAGCCAATGAGTCCCGGGGATCTCATCCAGAGTGGCTTCATATGCAGGTTGATGGGAGCTTTAACCGAACCacataa
- the LOC106366160 gene encoding protein NRT1/ PTR FAMILY 2.11-like yields the protein MERKSLEVESMDHQKLSSAVYDGSVTAVDSVKEDVQETKVVYRGWKVMPYIIGNETFEKLGIIGTLSNLLVYLTSVFNMKSVTAATIITAFAGTVNFGTFVAAFLCDTYFGRYKTLTVAVLACFLGSLAILLTAAVPQLHPVPCGTASSCIGPSGGQIAFLLMGLGILVVGAGGIRPCNLAFGADQFNPKSGSGKRGIDSFFNWYFFTFTFAQILSLTVVVYVQSNVSWTIGLTIPVVLMFLASVIFFAGAKLYVKIEASGSPLASIAHVITASIKKHRLEPVEQPWLNLYNYYPSKYANAKLKYTQQFRFLDKAAILTPEDKLEADGKPVNPWNLCTMQQVEEVKCIMRVLPIWFASSIYYLTMAQQMTYPVFQALQSDRRLGSGGFMIPAATYVVFLMTGMTLFIIFYDRVLVPTFKRITGIETGITLLQRIGAGIFFAFLSLIVSGFVEERRRTLALTQPTLGLAPRKGEISSMSAMWLIPQLVLAGIADAFGAIGQMEFYYKQFPENMRSFAGSIFYVGAGVSSYISSFLITTVHRMTQNSAGGNWLAEDLNKGRLDYFYFLLAGILAVNFAYFLVMARWYRYKGSDDEETSYETSGDIIKEQDKNKV from the exons ATGGAGAGAAAGTCTCTAGAAGTCGAGTCTATGGATCACCAAAAACTTTCCTCCGCCGTGTACGATGGCTCTGTTACGGCCGTTGATTCTGTTAAAGAAGATGTTCAGGAGACCAAAGTCGTTTATAGAGGCTGGAAAGTCATGCCTTACATCATTG GAAATGAGACATTTGAGAAGCTTGGGATCATTGGAACACTATCAAACCTTCTGGTTTATTTAACTTCTGTCTTCAACATGAAGAGTGTCACAGCTGCAACAATCATCACTGCCTTTGCTGGCACAGTCAACTTCGGAACTTTCGTCGCTGCTTTCCTTTGCGACACTTACTTCGGTCGATACAAGACTCTTACCGTTGCGGTCCTCGCCTGTTTTCTT GGATCACTTGCGATACTATTGACTGCTGCAGTCCCACAACTACATCCAGTCCCATGCGGCACAGCGAGCTCGTGTATCGGGCCAAGTGGTGGCCAGATAGCGTTTCTACTGATGGGTCTTGGAATTCTTGTCGTGGGAGCAGGAGGGATTAGACCGTGCAATCTAGCTTTCGGAGCTGATCAGTTTAATCCGAAGAGCGGGTCAGGGAAGAGAGGGATTGATAGTTTCTTCAACTGGTACTTCTTTACCTTCACTTTCGCCCAGATCTTGTCTCTGACAGTAGTTGTCTATGTCCAGTCTAATGTCAGTTGGACCATCGGTTTAACCATCCCGGTTGTTCTAATGTTCTTGGCCTCCGTGATTTTCTTTGCGGGTGCTAAGTTGTATGTTAAGATCGAAGCCTCAGGTAGTCCATTGGCTAGCATAGCTCATGTTATAACGGCTTCTATCAAGAAACACAGGTTAGAGCCAGTGGAACAGCCTTGGCTGAACCTTTACAACTACTACCCATCAAAATACGCAAACGCCAAGCTCAAATACACCCAACAATTCAG GTTTCTCGACAAGGCGGCGATCTTGACTCCTGAAGACAAGTTGGAGGCTGATGGTAAGCCTGTGAATCCGTGGAATCTATGTACAATGCAACAAGTTGAAGAAGTGAAGTGCATCATGAGAGTGCTTCCTATATGGTTTGCTTCATCGATCTACTACTTAACCATGGCGCAACAAATGACTTATCCTGTCTTCCAAGCTCTCCAGAGTGATCGTCGCCTAGGGTCCGGAGGTTTCATGATCCCGGCAGCCACCTATGTTGTCTTCTTGATGACTGGCATGACCctcttcatcatattttatgaccgTGTCTTGGTTCCTACATTTAAACGAATAACCGGTATAGAGACGGGTATAACGCTCTTGCAAAGAATTGGAGCCGGGATTTTTTTCGCCTTTTTAAGCTTAATTGTCTCTGGTTTCGTCGAGGAACGTAGGAGAACTTTAGCACTAACTCAACCGACACTCGGTTTAGCGCCACGGAAGGGAGAAATCTCCTCAATGTCGGCTATGTGGCTGATTCCGCAGCTTGTACTTGCTGGTATAGCCGACGCGTTTGGAGCTATTGGACAGATGGAGTTTTACTACAAGCAGTTCCCTGAGAACATGAGGAGTTTCGCTGGTTCTATCTTTTACGTAGGAGCAGGAGTTTCGAGTTACATCAGTAGCTTCTTGATCACAACGGTTCACAGGATGACGCAGAACTCGGCGGGTGGTAATTGGTTAGCTGAGGATTTGAACAAAGGGAGATTGGATTACTTCTATTTCTTGTTAGCTGGAATCTTGGCAGTTAATTTTGCTTACTTCTTGGTGATGGCAAGATGGTATAGGTACAAAGGAAGTGATGATGAAGAGACAAGTTATGAAACCAGTGGAGATATCATCAAAGAACAAGACAAGAACAAAGTCTGA
- the LOC106366157 gene encoding TORTIFOLIA1-like protein 3: protein MEKSSKQKMSELLTKLGDRDTFTMAAKELDLMARNIDPTSGNLQSFISVVLSADAGDKPAVRKHCIHLLAVLSVSIPPNSLSPHLSKILSRVTRRLRDPDSSVRSACVAAVSAIASRTTKPPFGSAFVKPLSEALFTEQEVNAQIGAGLCLAAAIDAAEDPDPVRLGTTLLPRLEKLVKCNAFKAKPAGVVVIGSVIGAGGVSGAAGGLKGLVDCLVSVLSSEDWAARKAAAEALGRLATVERNGLGEFKAKCLKIFESKRYDKVKTVREVMNEMMEAWTQVPDLSEEASPPRSNASSKGSGVASTPAKSRTREVNRSTPPGSSIATVARRRTNVRSSDQKKTSSVPSHTKLNVRRRLELNAGGGASVLCGEPLEEEHHHHNENTKEADHSNHEKMQSLTGDHVLSENQNSSNNCKGLEDMSLIRSQLVQIEQQQSNLMDLLQRFVGSSQHGMISLETRVQGLEIALDEISYDLAVSNGRMSNGSSRNNCCLIPPGSFIRSKFWKKPDSMYSASRLVTYRNRNAQTMWMQNSTQRFNGPAGFIVNPLAEIRPDNGSAGMPHN from the exons ATGGAGAAAAGTTCGAAACAAAAGATGTCGGAGCTGTTAACAAAGCTCGGTGATCGAGACACGTTCACAATGGCGGCGAAAGAGCTAGACTTGATGGCAAGAAACATTGATCCCACCTCCGGGAATCTCCAGTCGTTCATCTCCGTCGTCCTCTCCGCCGACGCCGGAGATAAACCGGCGGTTCGCAAGCATTGCATCCATCTCCTCGCGGTTCTATCCGTCTCTATCCCTCcgaactctctctctcctcacctCTCCAAGATCCTATCTCGCGTCACGCGCCGCCTCCGCGATCCGGACTCATCCGTCCGGTCGGCCTGCGTCGCGGCGGTGTCGGCGATCGCGTCCCGGACGACGAAGCCTCCTTTCGGTTCCGCGTTCGTGAAGCCGCTGTCGGAGGCGCTTTTCACGGAGCAGGAGGTGAACGCGCAGATCGGAGCGGGGCTTTGTCTCGCGGCGGCGATCGACGCGGCGGAGGATCCGGATCCGGTTCGGTTAGGAACAACACTTTTGCCTAGGCTTGAGAAGCTGGTGAAGTGTAATGCTTTTAAGGCCAAACCGGCCGGAGTTGTTGTGATCGGAAGTGTGATTGGTGCTGGTGGTGTTTCCGGAGCCGCCGGTGGATTGAAAGGGTTGGTGGATTGTTTAGTTAGTGTCTTGAGTAGTGAAGATTGGGCGGCGAGGAAAGCAGCGGCTGAAGCTTTGGGGAGGTTGGCCACGGTGGAGAGGAATGGCTTAGGAGAGTTTAAGGCCAAGTGTTTGAAGATCTTTGAAAGCAAGAGATACGACAAG GTGAAAACTGTGAGAGAGGTGATGAATGAGATGATGGAGGCTTGGACTCAAGTCCCAGATTTGTCAGAGGAGGCTTCTCCACCAAGATCTAATGCTTCTTCTAAAG GCTCTGGAGTTGCATCAACACCTGCTAAATCAAGAACTCGTGAGGTTAATAGATCGACTCCACCGGGGAGCTCAATCGCCACCGTGGCGAGGAGACGGACTAATGTAAGAAGTAGTGATCAGAAGAAAACAAGTTCAGTACCATCACATACTAAATTGAATGTAAGGAGGAGACTGGAGTTGAATGCTGGAGGAGGAGCTAGTGTTCTCTGTGGTGAGCCTCTTGAAGAAGAACATCATCACCATAATGAAAATACAAAAGAAGCTGACCATTCTAATCATGAGAAGATGCAGTCTCTTACTGGTGATCATGTCTTGTCTGAAAACCAGAATAGTAGTAATAACTGCAAAGGGCTTGAAGATATGTCTCTGATCCGTAGTCAGCTTGTTCAGATTGAGCAACAACAATCCAATCTAATGGACCTCCTCCAG AGATTTGTAGGAAGCTCACAACATGGAATGATTAGTCTGGAAACTCGAGTTCAGGGCCTAGAGATTGCGTTGGATGAGATATCTTATGACTTGGCGGTTTCAAATGGGAGAATGAGTAACGGTTCAAGCAGAAACAACTGTTGTCTTATACCTCCTGGAAGTTTCATTCGATCCAAGTTCTGGAAGAAACCAGATTCTATGTATTCAGCATCGAGGCTGGTCACTTACAGAAACAGAAATGCACAAACCATGTGGATGCAAAACTCTACGCAGAGGTTTAATGGTCCTGCAGGATTTATAGTCAACCCATTAGCTGAAATTCGACCAGATAATGGATCTGCAG GTATGCCTCACAATTaa
- the LOC106362713 gene encoding biotin--protein ligase 2-like, translating to MDPSELKGSIYFALHGATIPADQLYAQGRSKNVWESPKGCLMFSFTLEIEDGRTVPLIQYVVGLAVTEAVKSVCDKKGLPYTDVKIKWRNDIYLNSLKIGGVLPQRTDQRSSMSVLVLD from the exons ATGGATCCTTCGGAGCTCAAGG GATCTATCTACTTTGCCCTTCATGGTGCTACAATTCCTGCTGATCAGCTATATGCTCAAG GCAGATCAAAGAATGTGTGGGAGTCTCCAAAGGGTTGccttatgttttcttttactcTAGAAATAGAAGATGGTCGAACTGTCCCTTTGATTCAGTATGTGGTAGGTCTTGCTGTGACAGAGGCAGTGAAGTCTGTTTGTGACAAGAAG GGGTTGCCTTACACTGACGTTAAGATAAAGTGGCGAAATGATATATACTTGAATAGCCTTAAGATTGGAGGCGTTTTGCCTCAACGTACCGATCAAAGAAGTTCGATGTCAGTGCTG GTGTTGGACTGA
- the LOC106366158 gene encoding transportin MOS14, which yields MEHEKAVKEALNALYHHPDDTVRVQADRWLQNFQGTLDAWQVADNLLHDSSSNLETLIFCSQTLRSKVQRDFEELPPGAFQKLRESLTTLLKKFHKGPPKVRTQISIAVAALAVHVPAADWGDSGIVSWLRDEMNMHPEYVPGFLELLTVLPEETFNYKIAARPDRRRQFENELTSQMEAALSILTACLNITELKEQVLEAFASWLRLRHGIPGAVLACHPLVHAALSSLNSDPLSEASVNVISELIHYTASPSSGGISAQTPLIQVIVPQILSLKAHLRDSSKDEEDVKAIGRLFADVGDSYVELIATGSDESMVIVHALLEVTSHPEFDIASMTFNFWHSLQLTLTKRDSYSSLGSEASIEAERNRRQHIFRPAYESLVSLVGFRVQYPEDYQGLSYEDLKEFKQTRYAVADVLIDAALILGGDTTLKILYMKLLEANAQTGNNFQEWRPAEAILFCIWAISNYVSAVEAEVMPQVMALLQNLPQQAQLLQTACLLVGAYSKWLNAAPASVSILPSIIRILMSGMGTSEDCAAAAALAFRHICDDCRKNLCGYFEDLYTIYCMAINGGGGYKVSAEDSLNLVEALGMVVTELPLDQARSALEKLCFSVASPLEEAAKEDLDKKHARELTVHIDRFAFLFRYVNHPEAVAAEINKHWAIFRVIFDARPWDMRTMESLCRACKYAVRTSGRYIINTIGEMLAKIQFHYQQHHQPCFLYLSSEVIKIFGSDPSCADYLKNLIESLFAHTTCLMTSIKEVTARPDIADDCFLLASRCLRYCPHLFIPSPIFSPIVDCAIIGMTVQHREACHSILTFLSDVFDLEKSVNEEQFVRIRDSVMIPRGATITRILISSLAGALPSSRLDTVTYTLLALTRTYGSQAVGWAKESVSLIPRTAVTETESAKFLQALSDVTYGADVNSLIGHAEELSDVCRRNRTVQELVQAALKPLELNLVAPVS from the exons ATGGAGCATGAGAAGGCGGTCAAAGAAGCCCTAAACGCACTGTATCATCACCCGGATGATACAGTGCGTGTTCAAGCTGATCGCTGGCTCCAAAACTTCCAAGGAACTCTCGATGCTTGGCAg GTTGCGGATAATTTACTTCATGATTCTTCCAGCAATTTGGAAACTTTGATTTTTTGTTCTCAGACCCTTAGAAGCAAG GTTCAAAGAGATTTTGAGGAACTACCACCTGGTGCTTTTCAGAAGCTACGGGAATCATTAACG ACATTATTAAAAAAGTTTCACAAAGGGCCCCCTAAAGTCAGGACCCAG ATTAGTATTGCTGTTGCTGCCTTGGCGGTGCACGTTCCTGCGGCAGATTGGGGAGATAGTGGTATAGTTAGCTGGCTCAGGGATGAGATGAATATGCATCCTGAATATGTGCCTGGCTTCTTGGAACTCTTGACAGTTCTACCCGAG GAAACGTTTAACTACAAAATAGCTGCCCGTCCGGATCGACGACGTCAATTTGAGAATGAGCTTACTTCTCAAATGGAAGCTGCACTTAGTATATTAACAGCATGTTTGAATATAACCGAACTTAAGGAACAG GTTCTTGAGGCATTTGCTTCTTGGCTCCGTCTTAGGCATGG gattCCTGGAGCAGTTCTTGCCTGTCATCCATTGGTGCATGCAGCTCTCTCAAGTTTGAACTCTGATCCACTCTCAGAGGCATCTGTAAATG TTATATCTGAACTGATACATTACACGGCATCACCAAGCTCTGGTGGTATTTCTGCGCAAACACCCTTGATTCAAGTTATTGTGCCTCAGATTTTGAGTCTTAAAGCCCATCTAAGAGATTCTTCAAAG GACGAAGAAGATGTCAAAGCTATTGGTCGATTATTCGCTGACGTAGGCGATTCATATGTTGAGTTGATCGCTACAG GTTCAGATGAATCGATGGTTATTGTGCATGCTCTGCTGGAAGTTACTTCGCACCCAGAATTTGATATAGCCTCTATGACGTTCAACTTTTGGCACAGTCTTCAACTTACGTTGACAAAGAG GGATTCTTATAGTTCCTTGGGTAGTGAAGCATCTATTGAAGCTGAGAGAAACCGAAGACAGCATATCTTCCGACCAGCCTATGAGAGCCTCGTATCTTTG GTTGGCTTCAGAGTTCAGTATCCTGAAGATTATCAAGGCCTCTCGTATGAGGACCTTAAGGAATTCAAGCAGACTAGATATG CTGTTGCAGATGTATTAATTGACGCTGCATTAATCCTGGGAGGTGATACAACTCTTAAGATTCTCTATATGAAGCTTCTTGAG GCCAATGCTCAGACAGGAAATAATTTTCAAGAATGGCGTCCAGCAGAAGCTATCTTGTTCTGTATTTGGGCAATATCAAACTATGTTTCAGCTGTTGAAGCTGAAGTCATGCCCCAG GTGATGGCCTTGCTTCAAAATCTTCCCCAGCAAGCGCAACTGCTTCAGACAG CATGCTTACTTGTTGGGGCTTATTCAAAATGGCTTAATGCTGCGCCAGCTAGCGTTTCAATATTGCCGTCGATCATTAGAATTCTAATGAGTGGAATGGGGACATCTGAAGATTGTGCAGCAGCTGCAGCTTTGGCTTTTAGACATATTTGTGACG ATTGCCGGAAAAATCTTTGCGGatattttgaagatttatatACAATCTATTGTATGGCAATTAATGGCGGGGGTGGTTACAAAGTATCTGCAGAGGATTCACTCAATCTCGTTGAAGCTTTAGG AATGGTTGTTACAGAACTTCCTTTAGATCAGGCCAGGAGTGCACTtgagaaattatgtttttcagTCGCTTCTCCTCTAGAG GAAGCGGCAAAAGAAGATTTGGACAAGAAGCATGCCCGGGAATTAACTGTTCATATTGACCGGTTTGCCTTCCTGTTCAG GTATGTGAACCACCCTGAAGCTGTTGCTGCTGAGATAAATAAGCATTGGGCTATCTTCAGAGTAATTTTTGATGC TCGTCCTTGGGACATGAGGACAATGGAATCTCTATGCAGAGCATGCAAATATGCT GTACGTACTTCTGGAAGATACATAATTAACACAATTGGGGAAATGCTGGCAAAAATTCAATTCCATTATCAGCAGCATCATCAGCCATGCTTTCTGTATCTCTCCAGTGAAGTTATAAAG ATTTTTGGTTCAGACCCATCTTGTGCTGACTACTTGAAGAATCTGATTGAATCACTCTTTGCACACACGACATGTCTAATGACAAGTATCAAG GAAGTCACTGCTAGACCAGACATAGCTGATGATTGCTTTTTGTTGGCGTCGAGATGTCTGCGCTACTGTCCACATTTGTTTATTCCTTCTCCTATATTTTCACCAATTGTAGATTGCGCAATTATTGGAATGACAGTGCAGCACag AGAGGCCTGCCACTCGATATTGACCTTTTTATCCGACGTTTTTGACCTGGAGAAGTCTGTGAATGAAGAACAGTTTGTACGAATCAGGGACAGTGTCATGATCCCCAGGGGAGCAACAATCACCAGAATCTTGATCTCATCCCTAGCAGGAGCACTTCCCAGTTCTCGGCTAGATACG GTAACATACACGCTGCTAGCTTTGACCAGAACATACGGTTCACAAGCAGTGGGTTGGGCTAAGGAAAGCGTTAGCCTGATACCTAGAACAGCTGTGACAGAGACCGAGTCTGCCAAGTTCTTACAAGCGTTATCCGATGTCACTTATGGAGCAGATGTGAATTCTCTGATAGGACACGCGGAGGAACTTTCAGATGTTTGTCGCCGTAACCGTACTGTTCAAGAACTTGTTCAGGCAGCTTTGAAGCCTCTTGAGTTGAATCTTGTTGCTCCTGTATCATAA